Proteins encoded within one genomic window of Deltaproteobacteria bacterium PRO3:
- a CDS encoding DUF885 domain-containing protein, with translation MSDNVAGLVRAYLKELMDFQPVWAGALGEERYASRSADLSEARIERHLAALRGIEAEGRGVRPGAAWTDDRLEFELLRSDLALRLKEWGEWRKYRQDPSLYVGELIYGLWYVFLRIPSKGGKVEAALARLRGARSVVAAAMGNLGRPPKLWTRIALEECEGYLGFLREVRGELLRLAPKRRREILAACAEAEAAGGDLLKFLRGPLAKRSDGDYAVGRADFEYLLKTYHRYDLSAAELKTLGERQFAATLEQLEAQARAIDPKKPWHRLAEEAKRRHPKAGDLLSVYRRETRRLRRFVAERGLVTLPRGESLKVIETPAFTRSTIPFAAYVDPPMFRGANRGTFFVTPVTVRDPRKAEALLGEHNFGALRVTALHEGYPGHHLQFAVQRHAPGWMMRTYNCSSFYEGWALYCEEMMYEAGCYDAWGRLIQLKDKLWRACRVIVDVNLHTRAMSDAEAVRFMARELKMSPVSARADVNWYTMRPTVPQSYLTGMLRLKTLREKLKKRWGAKFSLRKFHDAVLRCGAIPVPLLEKSL, from the coding sequence ATGTCGGATAACGTCGCGGGCCTGGTGCGGGCCTACCTCAAGGAATTGATGGACTTCCAGCCGGTCTGGGCGGGGGCCCTGGGCGAGGAGCGCTACGCCTCGCGCAGCGCGGACCTCTCTGAGGCGCGGATCGAGCGCCACCTCGCGGCCCTGCGCGGGATCGAGGCCGAAGGGCGGGGGGTCCGCCCCGGCGCCGCCTGGACCGACGATCGCCTCGAGTTCGAGCTGCTGAGGAGCGATCTCGCCCTGCGCCTCAAGGAGTGGGGCGAGTGGCGCAAGTACCGCCAAGATCCTTCCCTCTACGTGGGCGAGCTGATCTACGGGCTTTGGTACGTCTTCCTGCGCATCCCTTCCAAGGGCGGCAAGGTCGAGGCCGCCTTGGCCCGTTTGCGGGGCGCGCGCTCGGTCGTCGCCGCCGCCATGGGGAACTTGGGACGGCCTCCGAAATTATGGACACGGATCGCCCTCGAGGAGTGCGAGGGCTACCTGGGCTTTTTGCGCGAGGTTCGCGGGGAATTATTGCGCCTGGCGCCCAAGCGGCGCCGGGAGATCCTCGCCGCCTGCGCCGAGGCGGAGGCCGCGGGCGGAGACCTGCTTAAGTTCCTGCGCGGGCCGCTCGCCAAGCGGTCCGACGGGGACTACGCGGTGGGGCGGGCCGACTTCGAGTATCTGCTCAAGACCTACCACCGCTACGACCTCAGCGCGGCGGAGCTGAAAACTCTCGGCGAGCGGCAGTTCGCCGCGACGCTCGAGCAGCTCGAGGCCCAGGCCCGCGCGATCGACCCGAAGAAGCCCTGGCATCGCCTGGCGGAAGAGGCGAAGCGCCGCCACCCCAAGGCGGGCGACCTGCTCTCCGTCTATCGCCGGGAGACGCGGCGGCTGCGGCGCTTCGTCGCGGAGCGCGGCCTGGTCACCCTGCCGCGCGGAGAGAGCCTGAAGGTGATCGAGACGCCCGCCTTCACGCGCAGTACGATCCCCTTCGCGGCTTACGTGGATCCGCCGATGTTCCGCGGTGCGAACCGCGGCACCTTCTTCGTCACGCCGGTCACGGTCCGGGACCCGCGGAAGGCCGAGGCCCTGCTCGGCGAGCACAATTTCGGCGCGCTCCGCGTCACCGCCCTGCACGAGGGTTATCCGGGGCATCACTTACAGTTCGCCGTCCAGCGCCACGCGCCGGGCTGGATGATGCGCACCTACAACTGCAGCAGTTTCTACGAGGGCTGGGCCCTGTACTGCGAGGAGATGATGTACGAGGCGGGCTGCTACGACGCCTGGGGAAGGCTGATCCAGCTGAAGGACAAGCTGTGGCGGGCCTGCCGGGTGATCGTCGACGTCAACCTGCACACGCGGGCGATGAGCGACGCGGAGGCGGTGCGCTTCATGGCGCGCGAGCTGAAGATGAGCCCCGTCTCCGCCCGCGCCGACGTCAACTGGTACACGATGCGCCCGACGGTGCCGCAGAGCTACCTGACGGGGATGCTGCGGCTTAAGACCCTGCGCGAGAAGCTGAAGAAGCGGTGGGGTGCGAAATTTTCGCTGCGGAAATTTCACGATGCCGTCCTCCGCTGCGGCGCGATCCCGGTTCCTCTATTAGAGAAGTCCCTGTAG
- a CDS encoding HAD family hydrolase, protein MSPVLIFDLDGTLIDSKKDIADSLNYALEREGFATLPDKKIEELVGHGAKTLVRDALGNPSDEALGRVFLTFWNRYHDHLLDQTRLYPGVLEFLEEYRHLPKAVVTNKPELFSQKILEGLGVRSHFRWLIGGDTLPIQKPDPEVFRPIFRDLGAPAPGVMVGDSHVDIECGRAAGLATCAVSYGFRPREELLAYEPDYLIDSFADFSRLPFLREASIFG, encoded by the coding sequence ATGTCTCCCGTTCTCATCTTCGACCTCGACGGCACCCTGATCGACTCCAAAAAGGATATCGCCGACAGCCTCAACTACGCGCTGGAGCGGGAGGGCTTCGCGACGCTTCCCGACAAGAAGATCGAGGAGCTGGTGGGTCACGGCGCCAAGACCCTGGTGCGCGACGCCTTGGGCAATCCCAGCGACGAGGCCTTGGGCCGCGTCTTTCTCACCTTTTGGAATCGCTACCACGACCACCTCCTCGACCAAACGCGGCTCTATCCGGGCGTCCTGGAATTTCTCGAAGAGTACCGGCACCTGCCCAAGGCGGTAGTGACAAATAAGCCCGAGCTGTTTTCCCAAAAGATCCTAGAAGGCCTGGGCGTGCGCTCCCACTTCCGCTGGCTGATCGGCGGCGACACCCTGCCCATCCAAAAGCCCGACCCCGAAGTTTTCCGTCCGATCTTCCGCGACTTAGGCGCCCCCGCCCCAGGGGTCATGGTGGGGGACTCCCACGTCGACATCGAGTGCGGCCGCGCGGCCGGCCTGGCCACCTGCGCGGTCAGCTACGGCTTTAGGCCGCGCGAGGAGCTGCTGGCCTACGAGCCCGATTATTTGATCGATTCCTTCGCCGATTTCTCGCGGTTGCCTTTTTTGCGCGAGGCATCTATTTTCGGCTAG